Proteins from a genomic interval of Treponema brennaborense DSM 12168:
- a CDS encoding HlyD family secretion protein: MKKLPTYSEQKLQHSAEYILQINSFSGTAIIILIAFIIATAIMCICFGKIDDVVRASGIIRPAINISQIKNITAGEIEQIYYSPGQYVEAGTILVKLNQDTLSAQKSAAAAHYTDTQSKLNGLEKLRQSYFAEKNLIPEGNKVAHTRFESYQAECNLLETKKNLAYLLYSEEIKLPASGTTPVKIRNLEYEHKQICDTLAVYKNQFLEEITAEISNMELTETQLKQQLEQIEISLRNTILVSPMAGFIQEISSLNAGDFIFADQKILNIIPNSNSDFRIELRIPAKDAGKLRKNMKVKLRFPAFPYYEFKGAEGTIQTIDPDAQASSSGTLFFTVLTDVDTYELTDRKGIIYPLRVGLEVDARIVMETKPIWYFLLKKMDILI, from the coding sequence ATGAAAAAATTGCCAACTTATTCGGAACAGAAATTACAGCATTCTGCTGAATATATATTACAAATTAACTCCTTCAGCGGTACCGCAATAATAATACTCATCGCATTCATTATTGCTACTGCAATTATGTGTATCTGTTTCGGTAAAATCGATGATGTTGTCAGAGCCTCCGGTATTATACGGCCTGCAATCAATATTTCTCAAATAAAAAACATTACTGCAGGAGAAATAGAACAAATATACTATAGCCCAGGACAGTACGTAGAAGCTGGCACAATACTTGTAAAATTAAATCAGGATACGCTATCTGCTCAAAAATCCGCAGCAGCCGCACACTACACTGACACACAATCAAAACTTAACGGATTGGAAAAATTACGGCAAAGTTATTTTGCAGAAAAAAACCTTATACCGGAAGGAAATAAGGTTGCGCATACCAGATTCGAATCATACCAGGCAGAATGTAATTTATTGGAAACAAAAAAGAATCTCGCATATCTGTTATATTCAGAAGAAATAAAATTACCGGCATCCGGTACAACTCCCGTAAAAATCCGAAATCTTGAATACGAACACAAGCAGATATGTGATACGCTTGCTGTCTATAAAAACCAATTTTTAGAAGAAATAACAGCAGAAATATCGAATATGGAGCTTACTGAGACACAGCTGAAACAGCAGTTGGAACAAATCGAAATAAGCTTGCGCAACACGATTCTTGTTTCTCCCATGGCGGGATTCATTCAGGAAATTTCATCGCTCAACGCGGGTGATTTTATCTTTGCAGATCAGAAAATATTAAATATTATACCGAATTCAAATTCCGATTTTCGTATTGAATTGCGGATTCCTGCTAAAGACGCAGGGAAATTACGGAAAAACATGAAAGTAAAATTGCGGTTTCCGGCATTTCCGTATTATGAATTCAAAGGAGCTGAAGGCACGATACAAACGATAGATCCGGACGCACAAGCTTCGTCTTCCGGAACGCTCTTTTTTACGGTTCTAACTGATGTCGATACATATGAACTCACGGACAGAAAAGGTATCATCTATCCGCTTCGTGTCGGACTTGAAGTTGATGCCCGTATTGTTATGGAAACGAAACCGATATGGTACTTTTTACTGAAGAAAATGGATATACTGATATGA
- a CDS encoding peptidase domain-containing ABC transporter, translating into MRPQLVLQHDETDCAAACLSSIMKYYGKNIAINRVRKVAGTDIQGTSGLGIVRAAETFGFTCKGLCSEEKKLTDYFPCPFIAHVKKDVLDHYVVIYKATERYVLIADPADCIKKIPVSDFKGTWSGVFFILAPTANFQKIPESQGLFSRFAHLLVPHKKVLLETFIASICLSLLGVASAFYFRFLIDEVLYSQLKQTLMLFSVGYLIVILFQALLGFARNQIMMYMSNKIDVVLICGYFRHILHLPMQFFTARKTGEIISRIGDTATIRQTISSTTLSIVLDSCMLIVGGFFLFTFGNTLLMVSMIPVVISAILAWLFAKPYKKRLKMKAFMEAEKQSTLVESINGIATIKALSTEDSTYERAEEQIIETIKQGITLGTMSNSQSSAQNFVSQCGTLAVYWLGSLAIFKGTMSLGQLISFVTLSGYFLGPFARLLTLQPALQEAFVASDRLSEILDIPEENEGAEDLLQKKSIYGDIEVKNISFAYGTRGKTLKNICFSIRAHQKVAFVGTSGSGKTTMTKLLLKFYDYSEGDILIDGINLKDIDTVSLRNRIGYVPQEVLLFSGTIAENIALGTDSPDFQNIYEAAKAAQADSFISEMPDRYSTKVGERGITLSGGERQRLSLARILLRKPQLIILDEATASLDSLSEKAIMDTLYTATQDITTILVAHRLSTIRNCDQIIVFDKGEIAETGNHDELINKNGTYRKLWDAQHKE; encoded by the coding sequence ATGCGCCCTCAATTAGTCCTCCAGCATGATGAAACAGATTGTGCAGCAGCGTGTCTGTCTTCCATCATGAAATATTACGGTAAAAACATCGCCATAAACCGTGTGAGAAAAGTTGCAGGAACTGATATTCAAGGAACGAGCGGTCTGGGAATCGTACGCGCTGCTGAAACATTCGGATTTACGTGCAAAGGCTTATGCAGTGAAGAAAAAAAACTCACGGATTATTTTCCTTGTCCGTTTATTGCACACGTAAAGAAGGATGTACTGGATCATTATGTTGTTATATACAAAGCAACGGAACGGTATGTCCTTATTGCAGATCCGGCAGATTGTATCAAAAAAATACCCGTTTCCGATTTTAAAGGAACATGGAGCGGCGTGTTCTTCATTCTTGCCCCTACCGCGAATTTCCAGAAAATACCTGAATCACAAGGATTATTTTCCCGTTTTGCCCATTTGCTTGTTCCGCATAAAAAGGTACTCTTAGAAACCTTTATAGCAAGTATTTGTTTGAGCCTATTGGGAGTTGCTTCCGCTTTTTATTTCAGATTTCTGATTGATGAAGTGTTATATTCTCAATTAAAGCAAACGCTCATGCTCTTTTCTGTCGGTTATCTTATCGTTATATTATTCCAAGCGCTTCTGGGATTTGCCCGCAACCAGATCATGATGTATATGAGCAATAAAATAGACGTAGTACTTATATGCGGGTATTTTCGGCACATTCTGCATCTTCCTATGCAATTTTTTACTGCACGAAAAACAGGTGAAATTATATCTCGCATCGGAGATACAGCGACTATTCGTCAAACGATATCTTCAACGACACTGTCTATTGTACTTGATTCATGTATGCTCATTGTTGGAGGTTTTTTTCTGTTTACATTCGGCAATACGCTGCTTATGGTGTCCATGATTCCGGTTGTCATTTCTGCGATACTTGCATGGTTATTTGCAAAACCGTATAAGAAGAGACTTAAAATGAAAGCCTTTATGGAAGCTGAAAAACAATCCACTCTGGTAGAAAGCATCAATGGAATTGCAACGATAAAAGCGTTATCTACGGAAGATTCAACTTACGAAAGAGCAGAAGAACAAATCATAGAAACAATCAAACAGGGTATTACATTGGGAACAATGTCTAACTCCCAAAGTTCCGCTCAGAATTTCGTATCACAATGCGGAACATTGGCTGTATATTGGCTCGGCAGTCTTGCCATTTTTAAAGGTACCATGTCATTGGGACAGCTGATTTCTTTCGTTACGCTGTCAGGATATTTTCTCGGACCATTTGCCCGGCTGCTTACATTACAGCCGGCACTACAGGAAGCTTTCGTCGCATCGGATAGATTAAGTGAAATCCTTGATATTCCCGAAGAAAATGAAGGCGCAGAAGATTTGCTGCAAAAAAAATCCATATATGGCGATATTGAAGTAAAAAATATTTCTTTCGCATACGGAACACGAGGGAAAACGCTTAAAAACATCTGTTTTTCCATAAGGGCCCATCAAAAGGTAGCTTTCGTCGGAACGTCGGGTTCAGGAAAAACAACCATGACAAAATTGCTTCTCAAATTTTACGACTACAGTGAAGGAGATATACTCATCGACGGAATTAACCTAAAGGATATAGACACCGTTTCACTTAGAAACCGTATAGGGTACGTTCCTCAAGAAGTACTGCTTTTCAGCGGAACTATAGCAGAAAATATTGCATTAGGTACCGATTCTCCGGATTTTCAGAATATATATGAAGCGGCAAAGGCTGCTCAAGCAGACAGTTTCATATCCGAAATGCCCGACCGTTATTCTACAAAAGTAGGAGAACGTGGAATTACACTGTCAGGGGGAGAACGGCAGAGGCTGTCTTTAGCACGGATACTCTTAAGAAAACCGCAGCTTATTATTCTTGATGAGGCAACCGCCAGCCTCGACAGTCTTTCCGAAAAGGCCATTATGGATACATTGTATACCGCAACTCAGGATATTACGACCATACTAGTTGCTCACAGATTATCAACAATACGTAATTGCGATCAGATCATCGTATTTGACAAAGGCGAAATTGCAGAAACAGGCAATCATGATGAACTCATAAATAAAAACGGTACCTATAGAAAATTATGGGATGCACAACATAAGGAATGA
- a CDS encoding glycosyltransferase family 4 protein: protein MKVLFVTSEHPARIFGGLGTFTREYTRVLRKKCDVKVVYFHFGSNKIPAPDSDIDYVFSASKVFDAYSAEARILENAASFRTQIQPILDNFKPDVIHCNDRQTYMPFRFDTNVFYSSHLLFCDLLGLQGINDEYLQELKIEKCALSHAAVFAVYSKFAAQRAVNQITANCSPVVLPLAINPEQFYESKVPGKIRVAYFGRFEDVQKGVSQFIGAVQSIGHTMKMQQPVTFSLFGKGELPSSVDVSLFNRICFLEGNDLYDEFAQTDIVVMPSRYEPFGLTGLEAMASGCLLLTTKELGMDEYAVPGKNCLSIPNSAAGIADVLSDAILRFGSYAPIRSQAKRDAQRWTWERCVDAHYIFYTAIKNRMHMHIKTSYRPESYRITDIFDQYVSAAYLEEERAALLAVKKRYPPNDKTSALSVTTAPQLPDDDTSLNLCVTAKYVDGVIYHMEYLPFDNQRFDIVYVTGAWETAIHPYHALTELFRICSDTLAVCYRIGKRIPWQTLQMETDESWIQSLQSEVPWHVDSSCRLTDSYEAIIWKKS from the coding sequence ATGAAAGTTCTATTCGTCACTTCCGAACATCCGGCACGGATATTCGGCGGCTTGGGAACGTTTACTCGCGAATACACGCGAGTATTGCGTAAAAAATGCGATGTAAAAGTCGTCTATTTTCATTTCGGCAGCAATAAAATTCCTGCCCCTGACTCCGATATCGACTATGTTTTTTCAGCCAGCAAAGTATTTGATGCTTATTCCGCAGAAGCCCGCATATTGGAAAATGCAGCATCATTTAGAACTCAAATTCAGCCGATTTTGGATAATTTTAAACCGGATGTTATTCACTGCAACGATCGGCAAACGTATATGCCGTTCAGATTTGATACGAACGTATTTTATTCATCACATTTGCTGTTCTGTGATTTACTGGGATTACAGGGTATAAATGATGAATATTTACAAGAATTAAAAATAGAAAAATGTGCATTGTCTCATGCCGCTGTTTTTGCAGTATATTCAAAATTTGCCGCACAGCGTGCAGTAAATCAAATTACGGCAAACTGCAGTCCTGTTGTTCTTCCGCTTGCTATAAATCCCGAACAATTTTACGAATCGAAAGTTCCCGGAAAAATCAGAGTTGCTTATTTCGGACGGTTTGAAGACGTACAAAAAGGAGTTTCTCAATTTATCGGAGCAGTACAGTCGATAGGGCATACAATGAAAATGCAGCAGCCTGTTACATTTTCTTTATTCGGAAAAGGAGAATTACCGTCATCCGTCGATGTGTCACTTTTTAATAGGATCTGTTTTCTGGAAGGAAACGATTTATACGATGAATTTGCACAAACAGATATAGTCGTTATGCCAAGCCGATACGAACCGTTCGGTCTTACCGGTCTTGAAGCTATGGCATCCGGCTGCCTGTTACTGACCACGAAAGAGCTCGGTATGGATGAATATGCTGTTCCCGGTAAAAACTGCCTTTCGATTCCTAATTCCGCAGCAGGAATTGCCGATGTCCTTTCAGATGCAATTCTCCGCTTTGGTTCATATGCACCGATCCGATCTCAAGCAAAACGAGATGCACAGCGATGGACGTGGGAACGATGTGTTGATGCTCACTATATATTTTATACCGCAATTAAAAACAGGATGCATATGCATATAAAAACCTCATACCGCCCCGAATCGTACCGGATTACGGATATTTTTGATCAGTATGTATCCGCCGCCTATCTCGAAGAAGAACGGGCAGCACTGCTTGCCGTAAAAAAACGGTATCCGCCGAACGATAAAACTTCCGCACTATCAGTGACGACCGCACCTCAGTTGCCGGACGATGATACGTCGTTGAACTTATGCGTCACGGCAAAATATGTCGACGGCGTTATCTATCATATGGAATATCTGCCTTTTGATAATCAGAGATTCGATATCGTGTATGTAACAGGTGCATGGGAAACTGCAATACACCCGTACCATGCGTTAACGGAACTGTTCAGAATCTGCTCCGATACGCTCGCAGTCTGCTATAGAATCGGGAAAAGAATTCCGTGGCAAACACTGCAAATGGAAACAGACGAATCGTGGATACAGAGCCTTCAGAGTGAAGTACCGTGGCATGTAGACAGTAGCTGTCGTTTAACAGATTCATATGAAGCTATTATATGGAAGAAAAGCTGA
- a CDS encoding IS256 family transposase, translating to MENILQWNLEKSTTASADFFENLVRESARKMLAAALESEVDQFIQKHQHKLDADGHRTVVRNGYMPEREIQATCGTIKVRQPRIDDRALPGPERFTSAILPRFMRKTPTLENVIPTLYLKGISTNKFQDALTAIFGEGAKGFSPATITRLKEVWRKEYNEWAHRRLDGKEYVYVWADGVYCNARLDDQKLCLLVIIGVTVDGKKELVAVHQGVRESEESWLEVLRDLKFRGLTAAPKLAICDGALGFQNAVDKVWGQMKIQRCWFHKTGNVLDKMPDCVQPAAKKKLQDIFLADTKQHAQDAYRHFIDTYELKYPKATECLAKDYDDLFRFYDYPAEHWVHIRTSNPIESMFATVRLRHRSTKGNGSADATLAMVFKLCKEAEKNWRRLKGFEKLQLVKEDKTFVDGILQIAA from the coding sequence ATGGAAAATATTTTACAGTGGAATTTGGAAAAAAGCACTACAGCAAGTGCAGATTTTTTTGAAAATCTTGTCCGGGAATCGGCAAGAAAGATGCTCGCGGCGGCATTGGAAAGCGAAGTTGACCAGTTCATCCAGAAACATCAGCATAAGCTGGATGCAGACGGACATAGGACGGTGGTCAGAAACGGCTATATGCCGGAACGTGAAATTCAGGCGACATGCGGAACAATCAAAGTCCGCCAGCCTCGCATTGACGACCGTGCTCTTCCTGGTCCAGAGCGTTTTACAAGTGCGATTCTTCCCAGGTTCATGCGGAAAACACCGACACTTGAGAACGTGATTCCAACGCTGTACCTGAAAGGAATCTCCACAAACAAGTTTCAGGATGCGCTAACGGCGATTTTCGGAGAAGGCGCGAAAGGCTTTTCTCCGGCAACAATAACAAGACTCAAGGAGGTCTGGCGGAAAGAATATAACGAATGGGCACACAGAAGGCTTGACGGAAAAGAATACGTATATGTGTGGGCTGACGGTGTCTACTGCAATGCCCGGCTTGATGACCAGAAACTCTGTCTCCTTGTAATAATTGGAGTTACAGTAGACGGAAAGAAGGAGCTTGTGGCAGTTCATCAGGGAGTGCGTGAAAGTGAGGAATCCTGGCTTGAGGTTCTGCGCGACTTGAAATTCCGCGGACTTACGGCAGCTCCAAAACTTGCAATATGTGACGGAGCGCTTGGATTTCAAAATGCAGTGGATAAAGTCTGGGGTCAGATGAAAATCCAGCGATGCTGGTTTCACAAGACGGGCAATGTGCTGGACAAAATGCCGGACTGCGTTCAGCCGGCGGCTAAAAAGAAACTTCAGGATATTTTTCTTGCAGACACAAAACAGCACGCACAGGATGCCTATCGGCATTTCATTGATACGTATGAGCTGAAATATCCGAAAGCAACGGAGTGCCTTGCAAAAGATTACGATGACCTGTTCAGGTTCTATGATTATCCGGCAGAGCACTGGGTTCATATCAGGACTTCAAACCCGATTGAATCGATGTTCGCAACGGTAAGGCTAAGGCACAGGTCAACTAAAGGAAATGGTTCTGCGGATGCCACGCTCGCAATGGTGTTTAAGCTCTGCAAGGAAGCTGAAAAGAACTGGAGACGGCTCAAAGGTTTTGAAAAGCTCCAGCTGGTCAAAGAAGATAAAACTTTTGTAGATGGAATCTTACAGATTGCAGCCTAA
- a CDS encoding leucine-rich repeat domain-containing protein, with protein MKRNITLFLLFLTVSFSFAEEIEIKLISEKNGTAESLYYDTNTETFSLGYGSYVSKIENLEKLKNLTEVSLVGTAFLKDLSFLRQCTELEVLTLYDLHVSDFSFLYSLPKLKVLDIQSVTFSKLFDILKLQKLEYLAMVNCGITSLKDFADHGKNLQYINLSGNKIEEISHIKANDNAVYILSLNPVAKRLFLGSDSYSFLPRNCQMLWMKNPGICLGCNL; from the coding sequence ATGAAAAGAAATATAACTCTGTTTTTACTTTTTCTTACAGTATCTTTTTCTTTTGCGGAAGAAATTGAAATCAAATTAATTTCCGAAAAGAACGGTACGGCAGAAAGCCTGTATTACGATACAAACACCGAAACCTTTTCACTAGGGTACGGTTCGTATGTTTCAAAAATAGAAAATTTAGAAAAACTGAAAAATCTTACGGAAGTGAGTCTCGTCGGAACCGCATTTTTGAAGGATTTATCGTTTCTAAGACAGTGTACGGAACTGGAAGTTCTGACATTGTACGACTTACACGTAAGTGATTTCAGCTTTCTATATTCACTGCCCAAATTGAAAGTACTGGATATTCAAAGCGTTACGTTTTCAAAACTGTTCGACATATTGAAATTGCAAAAGCTTGAATATTTGGCAATGGTAAACTGCGGTATTACCAGCCTAAAAGATTTTGCAGATCACGGAAAAAATCTGCAGTATATCAATCTATCCGGTAATAAGATTGAAGAAATATCACACATCAAAGCAAACGATAACGCAGTTTATATTCTTTCATTGAATCCCGTGGCAAAAAGATTATTTTTAGGCAGCGACTCGTACAGTTTTTTACCGAGAAATTGTCAAATGTTGTGGATGAAAAATCCTGGGATTTGTTTAGGCTGCAATCTGTAA
- a CDS encoding zinc ribbon-containing protein: protein MKIYKSGEKPGKGTYVCTKCDQKVVLNDDSDVLPPCPKCKNTTYTKA from the coding sequence ATGAAAATATACAAATCCGGTGAAAAACCCGGAAAAGGTACTTACGTTTGCACGAAATGTGATCAGAAAGTCGTTTTGAACGATGATTCCGATGTATTGCCGCCCTGCCCGAAGTGCAAAAACACAACGTATACAAAAGCGTAA
- the guaA gene encoding glutamine-hydrolyzing GMP synthase, translating into MIRDKIVVLDFGSQYAHLIAKRFRLLGYYSEIALPSAALDVFEGAKGIVFSGGPSSVYDADVPEFNGDILKLTVPVLGLCYGHQLMAQQYGGKVGRAAVGEFGIARLRQNDSVNCPLFKGIEFPAQVWMSHQDAVLACADGFETAGFTKDCPFAAVQDLKRRRFGLQFHVEVKDTPCGNTIFTNFAEYCGMKKNWDQNTVLDLILSQIQKDAAGRNVLLFLSGGVDSTVAFALLNKALGQQRVLGLHIDNGFMRKNESAVIAERYKNFGFTNFICEDASESFLQAIYRETDPQKKRKAVGENFITVRDAVVERLKLDENEWLLAQGTLYPDIIESGGTKNSHTIKTHHNRVDGIQALIAKGLIIEPLKDLYKDEVRLIGMKIGLNEELVMRHPFPGPGLSINVLCSNGALTETDEIELAAAEAAVASIVQADASFAKLFGTESAAATRHGAAATAVYAESKSKTAAAPEYARPAAAVLPVKSVGVQGDFRTYRFPAVLSFADTTGSCRCLPPWDTLEEASAYITNAVKNVNRTVVCLYRKADATLSLQKGYCDKARLDQTREADAIVLDELKKHGWYRKVFQHLTINLPYASAPDRCSLVLRPVVSEDVMTARFAHLDRPLLESIVSRIAALPFVDAVYYDITNKPPATFGWE; encoded by the coding sequence ATGATCCGCGATAAAATAGTCGTTCTGGACTTCGGCAGTCAGTACGCGCATCTGATAGCGAAACGCTTCCGGCTGCTCGGCTATTATTCGGAAATCGCCCTGCCCTCCGCAGCGCTTGATGTCTTTGAAGGCGCGAAGGGTATCGTATTTTCAGGCGGGCCTTCTTCCGTTTACGACGCGGACGTTCCCGAATTCAACGGCGACATTCTGAAATTGACGGTGCCCGTGTTGGGATTGTGCTACGGACATCAGCTGATGGCGCAGCAGTACGGCGGAAAAGTCGGCCGCGCGGCGGTCGGCGAATTCGGAATCGCCCGGCTGCGGCAAAACGACAGCGTCAATTGTCCGCTCTTTAAAGGAATCGAATTTCCGGCTCAGGTATGGATGAGTCATCAGGACGCCGTGCTTGCATGTGCAGACGGATTCGAGACAGCCGGTTTTACGAAAGATTGTCCGTTCGCCGCGGTTCAGGATCTGAAACGCCGCAGATTCGGCTTGCAGTTTCACGTTGAAGTAAAAGACACGCCGTGCGGCAACACGATATTTACGAATTTTGCCGAATATTGCGGTATGAAAAAGAACTGGGATCAAAACACGGTGCTTGACCTGATTTTATCACAGATACAAAAGGACGCCGCGGGACGCAACGTATTGCTTTTTCTTTCCGGCGGCGTCGATTCGACCGTCGCGTTCGCACTGCTGAACAAAGCGCTCGGTCAGCAACGCGTACTGGGACTGCACATCGACAACGGTTTTATGCGGAAAAACGAGAGCGCGGTTATAGCCGAACGGTATAAAAACTTCGGTTTTACGAATTTCATCTGCGAAGACGCGTCCGAAAGTTTTCTGCAAGCGATATACCGCGAAACCGATCCGCAGAAAAAACGCAAAGCCGTCGGTGAAAATTTTATCACCGTCCGCGACGCGGTCGTCGAACGGCTGAAACTCGACGAAAACGAGTGGCTTCTGGCACAGGGGACGCTCTATCCCGATATCATCGAATCCGGCGGAACCAAAAATTCGCACACGATCAAAACGCATCACAACCGCGTCGACGGTATTCAGGCGCTCATCGCGAAAGGACTTATCATTGAACCGCTGAAAGACCTGTACAAAGACGAAGTCCGGCTTATCGGTATGAAGATCGGTCTCAACGAAGAACTGGTCATGCGACACCCTTTTCCCGGCCCGGGATTGTCGATAAACGTATTGTGCAGCAACGGCGCGCTGACTGAAACCGATGAAATAGAATTGGCGGCGGCGGAAGCGGCCGTTGCGTCGATCGTACAAGCGGACGCGTCGTTTGCAAAACTGTTCGGTACGGAATCGGCAGCGGCGACACGACACGGTGCAGCCGCGACTGCGGTTTACGCAGAGTCAAAGTCAAAAACAGCCGCCGCTCCGGAGTATGCACGTCCCGCGGCTGCCGTTTTGCCGGTAAAATCGGTCGGCGTACAGGGTGATTTCCGTACGTACCGATTTCCGGCGGTTCTGTCATTTGCGGACACGACCGGCTCGTGCAGATGTCTTCCGCCGTGGGATACGCTTGAAGAAGCCTCCGCGTATATTACGAACGCGGTAAAAAACGTCAACCGCACCGTCGTCTGCTTATACCGCAAAGCCGATGCGACTCTTTCGCTTCAGAAAGGCTACTGCGACAAAGCCCGACTCGATCAGACGAGAGAAGCGGACGCCATCGTACTTGACGAACTGAAAAAACACGGCTGGTACCGTAAAGTGTTCCAGCACTTAACGATCAATCTGCCGTATGCGTCCGCACCAGATCGCTGTTCACTCGTATTGCGCCCGGTCGTTTCCGAAGACGTAATGACCGCCCGTTTTGCGCACCTCGACCGGCCGCTGCTCGAATCGATCGTTTCGCGGATCGCGGCGTTGCCGTTCGTCGACGCGGTGTATTACGATATTACGAACAAGCCGCCGGCAACGTTCGGCTGGGAATGA
- a CDS encoding CTP synthase yields the protein MTKYIFITGGVVSSLGKGIAAASLGLILKSRGLKVVNQKFDPYLNIDPGTMNPYQHGEVFVTDDGAETDLDLGHYERFTDESLSQSSNTTAGRVYLSILNKEREGGFHGGTVQVIPNVTDEIRRRMLLSAQETGANVIITEIGGTVGDIESLPFIEAIRQIKYEVGVENCAYIHLTLLPYMKKAQELKSKPTQHSVKELQGLGIQPDIIMLRSEVPIDAATREKLALFCNVETDSIIQNLNAKSIYEVPLMMEKEGLGKAVCKALSIEDTPTHLEDWAQMVDRLYHPAKSVTIALVGKYVELRDAYLSVVESLLHGGIFSNAEVNIDWIDAETLCDEKTAAERLGQADGIIVPGGFGDRGIEGMIRAAQYARTHNVPYFGICLGMQIQVIEFARHVLGLKDANSTEMNKDTPAPVIDLMPDQNGVILGGTLRLGKYECALKAGSTAAAAYKAETIWERHRHRYEFNNAYRAQFEHSTLRLTGVNPERNLIEIVEQEGHPWMVGVQFHPEFKSRPNRPQPLFREFIKVAAAYAESAGTAAAGKGGASDSAERYRKGGTK from the coding sequence ATGACAAAATACATTTTTATTACCGGCGGGGTCGTCTCGTCTTTGGGGAAAGGTATTGCCGCGGCGTCGCTGGGGCTCATACTGAAAAGCCGCGGCCTCAAGGTGGTAAACCAAAAATTCGACCCGTATTTGAACATCGATCCGGGAACGATGAATCCGTATCAGCACGGAGAAGTGTTCGTTACCGACGACGGTGCCGAAACGGATCTTGACTTGGGGCACTACGAGCGGTTCACCGACGAAAGTCTTTCCCAAAGCAGCAATACGACGGCCGGTCGCGTGTATCTTTCTATTTTAAATAAAGAACGCGAAGGCGGGTTCCACGGCGGAACCGTGCAGGTCATTCCGAATGTAACGGACGAAATCCGGCGGCGCATGTTGCTTTCCGCTCAGGAAACCGGAGCAAACGTAATCATTACCGAAATCGGCGGTACGGTCGGAGACATCGAATCGCTGCCGTTTATTGAAGCGATCCGGCAAATAAAATACGAAGTCGGTGTGGAAAACTGCGCGTATATCCATCTGACGCTGCTGCCGTATATGAAAAAAGCGCAGGAACTCAAATCGAAGCCGACCCAGCATTCGGTAAAAGAATTACAGGGGTTGGGAATTCAGCCGGATATTATCATGCTCAGAAGCGAAGTGCCGATAGACGCGGCGACCCGTGAAAAGCTCGCCCTGTTCTGCAACGTGGAAACGGATTCGATTATTCAAAACCTGAACGCAAAGTCCATCTACGAAGTGCCGCTCATGATGGAAAAAGAAGGGCTCGGCAAAGCGGTGTGCAAGGCGCTTTCTATAGAAGATACTCCGACGCATCTTGAAGATTGGGCGCAAATGGTGGACCGGCTGTATCATCCGGCAAAATCGGTAACGATCGCGCTGGTCGGCAAATACGTCGAACTGCGGGACGCATATCTTTCGGTCGTGGAATCGCTGCTGCACGGCGGTATTTTCAGCAACGCGGAAGTGAACATCGACTGGATAGACGCGGAGACGCTGTGTGACGAAAAAACCGCCGCTGAACGGCTCGGACAGGCCGACGGAATTATCGTTCCCGGCGGCTTCGGCGACCGCGGCATCGAAGGCATGATCCGCGCGGCGCAGTACGCACGCACGCACAACGTTCCGTATTTCGGTATCTGCCTCGGCATGCAGATTCAGGTTATCGAATTCGCGCGCCACGTGCTCGGACTGAAAGACGCAAATTCGACCGAAATGAACAAGGACACGCCGGCACCGGTCATCGATTTGATGCCCGACCAGAACGGCGTGATTCTCGGCGGCACGCTGCGGCTCGGAAAATACGAATGCGCGCTCAAAGCCGGCAGTACCGCCGCCGCCGCATATAAGGCCGAAACCATTTGGGAACGGCACCGGCACCGGTACGAGTTCAACAACGCATATCGCGCGCAGTTTGAACACAGCACGCTGCGCCTGACCGGCGTAAACCCCGAACGCAATCTGATCGAAATCGTCGAGCAGGAAGGACATCCGTGGATGGTCGGCGTGCAGTTTCATCCGGAATTCAAATCCCGCCCGAACCGGCCGCAGCCGCTGTTCAGGGAATTTATCAAGGTCGCCGCCGCGTACGCCGAATCGGCGGGAACCGCTGCTGCCGGAAAAGGCGGCGCATCGGATAGCGCAGAACGGTACCGCAAAGGCGGTACAAAATGA